Proteins co-encoded in one Lysobacter solisilvae genomic window:
- a CDS encoding DUF2066 domain-containing protein, which produces MVRAFQGFWLAVLLLVSLPAAAQRVEGDRAGAQGAFEAEVSVNGQGEAERRAGFARALSQVLQRLSGDRTISAQPGVGQELRRAGDFVKSYDYRQDEGVGPTGAPTFGTTLIVRFDQDEVEEMIAVLGLPVWAQPRPKPVMWLAIDDGKGARLVGLAQANAARTALNRAKDRGYSLGLPAGNAAEQALVGAIWRGDSAAVARASQRYAPPMQLIGKVYRAGAGWKADWTFVDGGKVLNSWSTSDNDARRAIASGADGAADALMRRYAKRGTAAGPPGHYAVTFTGLRSSDDYMRLAGYLDKLAVVRRMTPVRATPDAVTYSLELSTGLAGFRRLVDRDGVLIGGEGETTTYRLH; this is translated from the coding sequence ATGGTTCGCGCATTCCAGGGGTTCTGGCTGGCGGTACTGCTGCTGGTGAGCTTGCCCGCCGCGGCGCAACGCGTCGAAGGCGACCGCGCCGGCGCGCAGGGCGCCTTCGAGGCCGAGGTGTCCGTCAACGGGCAAGGCGAGGCCGAGCGCAGGGCGGGCTTCGCGCGCGCCCTGTCGCAGGTGCTGCAGCGGCTGTCCGGGGACCGCACCATCAGCGCGCAACCGGGCGTGGGGCAGGAACTGCGCCGTGCCGGCGATTTCGTGAAGAGCTACGACTATCGCCAGGACGAGGGCGTGGGCCCGACCGGTGCCCCCACCTTCGGCACCACCCTGATCGTGCGGTTCGACCAGGACGAGGTCGAGGAGATGATCGCCGTGCTGGGCCTGCCTGTCTGGGCCCAGCCGCGGCCCAAGCCCGTGATGTGGCTGGCCATTGATGACGGCAAGGGCGCTCGCCTGGTCGGCCTGGCGCAGGCGAACGCTGCACGCACGGCGCTCAATCGCGCCAAGGACCGCGGCTACAGCCTGGGGCTTCCGGCGGGCAACGCGGCCGAGCAGGCCCTGGTGGGGGCGATCTGGCGGGGCGACAGCGCCGCGGTGGCACGCGCCTCGCAGCGGTATGCCCCGCCCATGCAGCTGATCGGCAAGGTCTACCGCGCCGGGGCGGGCTGGAAAGCGGACTGGACGTTCGTCGACGGGGGCAAGGTGCTCAACAGCTGGTCCACATCGGACAACGACGCCCGGCGTGCCATAGCCTCCGGGGCCGACGGCGCGGCCGACGCGCTGATGCGCCGCTATGCCAAGCGCGGCACCGCGGCGGGTCCGCCGGGCCATTACGCGGTGACCTTCACCGGGCTGCGCAGCAGCGACGATTACATGCGTCTGGCCGGCTACCTGGACAAACTGGCCGTCGTTCGCCGGATGACGCCGGTTCGCGCCACCCCGGATGCCGTCACTTACAGTCTCGAACTGTCGACCGGCCTGGCCGGCTTCCGCCGCCTGGTCGATCGTGACGGCGTGCTGATCGGCGGGGAAGGCGAAACCACGACCTACCGGCTGCACTGA
- the purM gene encoding phosphoribosylformylglycinamidine cyclo-ligase translates to MTYKDAGVDIDAGNEVVARIKPAIARTMRPEVLGGGIGGFGGLFDLSGKYREPVMVSGTDGVGTKLILAKQLGRHDTIGIDLVAMCVNDVLVQGAEPLFFLDYFATGKLDVATTVDVVGGIARGCEIAGCALIGGETAEMPDMYPPGEYDLAGFTVGAVEKAKLIDGRRVREGDVLIGIASSGPHSNGYSLIRRILARAGATRENGGLDLDLGGVTLADALMEPTRIYVKPVLELLGRHDIHAMAHVTGGALVEKIIRVVPEPLGLSIDTSSWPLPAVFDWLQREGNVPREEMWRTFNCGVGFVLMVAPDQAAAIGANLDRLGLAHWQIGQVTAAGSGDRLRIV, encoded by the coding sequence ATGACCTACAAGGACGCCGGCGTCGACATCGACGCAGGCAACGAAGTGGTCGCCCGCATCAAGCCGGCCATCGCGCGCACCATGCGGCCGGAAGTCCTGGGCGGGGGCATCGGCGGGTTTGGTGGCCTGTTCGACCTGTCGGGCAAGTACCGCGAGCCGGTGATGGTGTCCGGCACCGACGGGGTCGGCACCAAGCTGATCCTGGCCAAGCAGTTGGGCCGGCACGACACCATCGGCATCGACCTGGTCGCGATGTGCGTCAACGACGTGCTCGTGCAGGGCGCCGAACCGCTGTTCTTCCTGGATTACTTCGCCACAGGCAAGCTCGACGTGGCGACCACGGTGGACGTGGTCGGCGGCATCGCGCGCGGCTGCGAAATCGCCGGCTGCGCCCTGATCGGTGGCGAGACGGCCGAAATGCCCGACATGTATCCGCCGGGCGAGTACGACCTGGCCGGCTTCACGGTCGGTGCGGTTGAGAAGGCCAAGCTGATCGACGGCCGCCGCGTCCGCGAAGGCGACGTATTGATCGGCATCGCATCCAGCGGCCCGCATTCCAATGGATATTCGCTGATCCGCAGGATCCTCGCCCGCGCGGGTGCCACGCGCGAGAACGGCGGACTGGACCTCGACCTGGGTGGCGTGACGCTGGCCGATGCACTGATGGAACCCACGCGCATCTACGTCAAGCCGGTGCTGGAACTGCTCGGCCGGCACGACATCCACGCCATGGCGCATGTCACCGGCGGCGCGCTGGTGGAAAAGATCATCCGCGTCGTGCCCGAACCGCTGGGCCTGTCGATCGACACCTCGTCGTGGCCGCTGCCTGCCGTATTCGACTGGCTCCAGCGCGAAGGCAACGTGCCGCGCGAGGAAATGTGGCGCACCTTCAACTGCGGCGTGGGCTTCGTGCTGATGGTCGCGCCGGACCAGGCCGCGGCCATTGGCGCGAACCTGGACCGCCTGGGCCTGGCGCACTGGCAGATCGGCCAGGTCACGGCCGCCGGTAGCGGCGACCGCCTGCGCATCGTCTGA
- a CDS encoding DUF2238 domain-containing protein, with translation MTPAKRVAYALVLATFALTWIAPAWPAEQALHSSLTVIALVWLWRHDRRWPLHPGHFAAICGFLVVHCIAARWLYSNVPYDAWVRWATGGSLQQAMGWERNHFDRLVHLLFGLCFAAPLRDHLRQRWPIAPRQAFALSVGAIMCVSLVYEWLEWAIALTLDPAAAEAYNGQQGDMWDAHMDMLLATLGALLAWPWQRQVTASPVSSPA, from the coding sequence ATGACGCCGGCCAAACGCGTCGCCTACGCGTTGGTGCTGGCGACGTTCGCCCTGACCTGGATCGCGCCGGCCTGGCCGGCCGAGCAGGCGCTGCACAGCTCGCTGACCGTGATTGCGCTGGTCTGGCTGTGGCGCCACGACCGGCGTTGGCCGTTGCATCCGGGCCACTTTGCGGCGATCTGCGGATTCCTGGTAGTGCACTGCATTGCTGCACGCTGGCTGTATTCGAACGTCCCATACGACGCGTGGGTACGGTGGGCGACAGGGGGGTCGCTGCAACAGGCCATGGGCTGGGAACGCAACCATTTCGATCGACTGGTGCACCTGCTGTTCGGCCTGTGCTTCGCCGCGCCGCTGCGGGATCACCTGCGCCAGCGCTGGCCGATCGCGCCGCGGCAGGCGTTCGCGCTCAGCGTGGGCGCCATCATGTGCGTCAGCCTGGTGTACGAGTGGCTGGAGTGGGCGATCGCGCTCACGCTCGACCCGGCCGCCGCCGAGGCCTACAACGGACAGCAGGGCGACATGTGGGACGCGCACATGGACATGCTGCTGGCGACGCTGGGAGCGCTTTTGGCGTGGCCCTGGCAGCGGCAGGTCACCGCATCGCCCGTTTCGAGCCCTGCCTGA
- the purN gene encoding phosphoribosylglycinamide formyltransferase, with protein MPAQAPPLRLAVLASGRGSNLQAILDAVACGRLDARIAGVFSDRRSSQALERAREAGVPATAVSPKGFASRALFDEHLFSLVDAVHPDLIVCAGYMRLISDAIVATRTGRMINIHPSLLPAFKGLHTHEQALQAGSTEHGASVHYVTPELDGGPVIAQARVPVQADDDAARLGTRVLDREHPLLVATLQLFASGRASLIDNRVYLDGQPLAAPLMLGEDDRLVEGTKTR; from the coding sequence ATGCCGGCTCAAGCGCCGCCCCTGCGCCTGGCCGTGCTCGCCTCCGGACGCGGCAGCAATCTGCAGGCGATCCTCGATGCCGTTGCGTGCGGCCGGCTGGATGCGCGGATAGCGGGCGTGTTCTCGGACAGGCGTTCTTCCCAGGCCCTTGAGCGCGCGCGGGAGGCGGGCGTGCCCGCGACGGCCGTTTCGCCCAAGGGCTTCGCTTCCCGGGCGTTGTTCGATGAACACCTGTTCAGCCTGGTGGACGCGGTTCATCCGGACCTCATCGTCTGTGCCGGATATATGCGCCTCATCAGCGATGCGATTGTCGCGACGCGCACGGGGCGCATGATCAACATCCATCCGTCGCTACTTCCGGCATTCAAGGGCCTGCACACGCACGAACAGGCCCTCCAGGCCGGCAGCACGGAGCATGGCGCGAGCGTGCACTACGTGACGCCCGAACTCGACGGCGGCCCGGTCATCGCGCAGGCGCGTGTGCCCGTGCAGGCGGACGACGACGCGGCGCGGCTGGGCACGCGGGTACTGGATCGGGAGCACCCCCTGCTCGTGGCGACCCTGCAGTTGTTCGCATCGGGTCGCGCTTCACTGATCGACAACCGGGTTTACCTGGACGGCCAGCCCTTGGCCGCGCCACTGATGCTCGGAGAGGACGACCGGCTGGTCGAAGGAACGAAAACACGATGA
- a CDS encoding DUF3108 domain-containing protein produces the protein MASTPGWSQALAPSNPGAVGATSATAAPATAAPATAAPAKPSPAALEPFVAQYQVFKSGNALGDATMQLVRNDARRWRVDLGMRGTRGLLGLAGLNAEQSTVFDVAGGLYRPLAQSTLRKSVFTQKQTVGVYDWRSGQARWTGDVKETRRAPVALQPGDQSGLLINLAVIRDAQPGQSLHYRFVDDGRVRDHRYNVSTQLEEVKVGELNYSAMRVTRLESGNEETVIWVVQGVPTPIRMLQRENGEDTFDLRLVEYKGAQ, from the coding sequence ATGGCAAGCACGCCCGGCTGGTCGCAGGCGCTGGCGCCTTCGAACCCGGGGGCCGTGGGCGCCACCTCGGCCACGGCTGCGCCTGCCACGGCTGCGCCTGCCACGGCTGCGCCCGCGAAGCCCAGTCCCGCGGCGCTGGAACCGTTCGTCGCGCAATACCAGGTGTTCAAGAGCGGCAATGCACTGGGCGATGCCACGATGCAGCTGGTCAGGAACGACGCGCGCCGCTGGCGTGTGGACCTGGGCATGCGCGGAACCAGGGGCCTGCTGGGCCTGGCGGGCCTCAATGCCGAGCAAAGCACGGTATTCGACGTCGCCGGCGGGCTCTACCGCCCATTGGCGCAGAGCACGCTGCGCAAGAGTGTGTTCACCCAGAAGCAGACGGTCGGCGTCTACGATTGGCGCTCAGGTCAGGCCCGCTGGACGGGGGACGTCAAGGAAACCCGCCGCGCGCCCGTCGCACTGCAACCCGGCGATCAGAGCGGGCTGCTGATCAATCTGGCCGTGATCCGCGATGCGCAGCCGGGCCAGTCGCTGCATTACCGGTTCGTCGACGACGGCCGTGTGCGCGACCATCGATACAACGTGTCCACGCAACTCGAAGAAGTGAAAGTGGGCGAACTCAACTACAGCGCCATGCGCGTTACCCGGCTCGAAAGCGGCAACGAAGAAACCGTGATCTGGGTAGTCCAGGGAGTACCGACGCCAATCCGCATGCTGCAACGCGAGAATGGTGAGGACACCTTCGACCTGCGTCTGGTGGAGTACAAGGGAGCGCAATGA
- a CDS encoding DUF3108 domain-containing protein, with protein MNRPNKFLARTLLASVALLSGAAAAAGDITPFTAEYQANYMGMQGNGRMTLASTGGNKWRYSLDIGGSMAALNQTTVFESNGGQLRPLSNSDTSAVLIKRKQKNATYDWAKGEARWTGDVKPERAGPVKLQSGDLDAMLINLAISRDAAAGKPLRYRMVDDGRVKQLNYQVSGKETISVGGKSQEATRITRTDGDKQEVLWLVDDLPVPARILRRKDGKDEMDLRLKSLR; from the coding sequence ATGAATCGACCGAACAAGTTCCTCGCCCGCACGCTGTTGGCCAGCGTCGCACTGTTGTCGGGTGCAGCCGCAGCCGCGGGCGACATCACGCCCTTCACCGCCGAGTACCAGGCCAATTACATGGGCATGCAAGGCAATGGCCGCATGACCCTGGCCTCAACCGGTGGGAACAAGTGGCGCTACAGCCTGGACATCGGCGGCTCGATGGCCGCACTGAACCAGACCACCGTCTTCGAATCGAACGGCGGACAGCTGCGCCCGTTGTCCAACTCCGACACCTCTGCGGTGCTGATCAAGCGCAAGCAGAAGAACGCCACGTATGACTGGGCCAAGGGCGAGGCGCGCTGGACGGGCGACGTCAAACCCGAACGCGCCGGCCCGGTGAAGCTGCAGTCGGGCGATCTCGACGCGATGCTGATCAACCTGGCGATCTCGCGCGATGCGGCCGCGGGCAAGCCACTGCGTTATCGCATGGTCGACGACGGCCGGGTCAAGCAGCTCAACTACCAGGTCTCGGGCAAGGAGACGATCTCGGTCGGCGGCAAGTCGCAGGAAGCCACTCGCATCACCCGAACCGACGGCGACAAGCAGGAAGTGTTGTGGCTGGTCGACGACCTCCCGGTACCGGCCCGGATCCTGCGCCGCAAGGATGGCAAGGACGAGATGGACCTGCGTCTCAAATCGCTGCGCTGA